The Acidobacteriota bacterium sequence AGGGGGCATCGGGTCCTCCACGGTCGGCCTCGCCCGACGGCGCGTCGTCCTGCCAGCGTTCCTCTTCCTCCCACCGTCGCCTGATCCGCGCCCGCCGCCGGCGTCGAGCGACGAAGGCCGTGGTCGCGACGACCAGGATGACCAGCCAGAGCGCCGACGCGCTGGTCAGGGCAGGTATCCAGGTCGTCCAGCGGAGGTAGGCCACCCACGCGCGCGTCGCCGCCTCGTCGGGCGTGTCGCCGGTCTCGATGGCGAAGGCCCGCTCGAAGGGCTCGCCGGCTGCGACCCGACGCGCGACGGCGCCTGGCAGATCCGCGCCATGGCGCTCTCGTAGATCGGCCACGAGCACAGCGGAGAGAAGGTAGGCCCGGGCCGTCTCGTGCTGGGCGTCCGAGACGAACAACGTCTCGACGTCGCCGACGGCCGGCTCGCGAGCCACCTCGAAGAGCAGCCGAGCCTGGTGGGTGAGGCGCCATCCCGCGTCGACCGAGATCGCGACGCCCTCGTGGAACCAGCGCGGCAGCGGCCATCCCTCAGCGGCGATGTCGAGCGCGAGGTGCGCGACCTCGTGTCGCAGCACCGACTCGAGAGAGTCGTACGGGTAGGATGTGATGCGCGCGGGAAAGACGACGATGTCACGCGGCGGAAACGCGAGGCCGGCCACCCAGGCGGGCGTCGACCTCGCCCGTGGGTCGTCTTCGGCGATCAGCGTGACGCGCACCTCGGGCGGAAGGTCGAGTCCGGCCCGGGCGAGCGCCGACTGGAGCGCCGCCTCGTCCAGGCGTCGGATCCGCTCTGCCGCCCCGACGAGCGAGTCGGGCGCCTGGACCTCGAGGCGCCACGCCGAAACGCTCGCGGCCGGCACGACGAGCGCGATGACGAGGGCGAGCGCCGAAGCGAGGCGCTGGCGCGTTTCCTCCATTCAGTTAGCTTACCCTCCCGGTGACGCATCGACCGGGGACATGGTCGGACGTTCCGAGCCGTCGGGGCATAATGGGGCAGCCGACGCACGAACGCTGGAGGCCCCCATGACCGATGCCGTCGAACGCATCCGCAACGCTTTCGAGCGCAGCGAGAGAGCGCTCTCGCTCAAGCCGTCCATCGGACAGGGGACCGCGGTGACGCGAGTGCGCGTCATCGACGGGCTGGCCTGCGAGGTCGAGGAAGGTCCATGGAAGCTGCTCGTCGACATGTCGCCGAAGGCGGGCGGCACGGGCGCCGGGCCGAACCCTGGGGTGCTGGGTCGGGCCGCGCTCGGCAGCTGTCTCGCCGTCGGCTATGGCATGTGGGCCGCGAAACTGGGCGTGCCGATCTCGAAGCTCGAGGTCGAGGTACAAGCCGACTACGACACCCGAGCCGAGTTCGGCGTCGGCGACGTGGCACCCGGGTACCGTCAGGTGCGGTGCGTGGTCACGATCGAGAGCGAGGCGCCGGAGGCCGAGGTCGTCGCCGTGGTCGAGCGGGCCGAGGCGCACAGCAGCTATCTCGCGATCTTCGGCCGCCCGCAGGACGTCCGCCGCGAGCTGCGGGTGTCGGCGCCGCCTCGGGCCTGAGTCGTGGATGCGAAGGTCCAGCGTCTTTCCCGGCATTGCCTGGCGGAATCCTCTCCGGCAATCGCTGCGCGCTCCGCTCTGCGTGGTGCCGACCGTGCGGAAGTCCGAAGGTGAAGAGGTGTGCGAAGGGCGGCGCATCCAGCAACAGGTACCCGACTGGCGACAACCGCGCCGAGCAGCCGCGCACTATAATCCCCTCGCCGCCCCCGAAACTCCAGGAGCCCCGATGCCAGCCTGCTTCCGCCCGCTCGCGCTCGCCGTCCTCTGCCTCGCCCCGCTCGCCGCGCAGACGCCGTCTCCGCGACAGGCGGCGCCGGATCCCGCGGCGGCCGCCGGCAGCGCGTTGACGCTGCGCGGCATCGGCCCCGCGATGATGGGCGGCCGCATCGCCGACATCGAGGTGCACCCCACGGACCGCAGCACCTGGTATGTCGCCGTCGGCTCCGGCGGCGTGTGGAAGACGACGAACGCCGGGACGACGTTCACGCCGATCTTCGACGACCAGCCGTCCTACTCGATTGGCGAGATCACGCTCGACCCGACGCGGCCCGAGATCGTCTGGGTCGGCACGGGCGAGAACGTCAGCGGGCGTCACGTCGGCTGGGGCGACGGCGTCTACCGCAGCCTCGACGCCGGGCGCACGTGGACGCGCATGGGACTCGAGCGCTCTCAGCACATCGGCCGCATCCTCGTGGACCCGCGCGACGGCGACGTCGTGCTCGTTGCCGCCGAGGGTCCGCTGTGGTCCGCCGGCGGCGACCGCGGCGTCTACCGGTCGGACGACGGCGGTGCGACGTGGACGCCGGTGCTCCAGGTGGACGAGCACACCGGCGCGACCGACCTGGAATTCGACCCCTCGAACCCGGACGTCGTCTATGCCGCGACGTACCAGCGGCGGCGGCACGTCTGGGGCTTCCTTGCCGGCGGGCCGGGATCGGCCACCTGGAAGTCCACCGACAACGGCCGCACCTGGCGGAAGGTGACGAGCGGGCTCCCGAAGGGGCACATGGGCAAGATCGGCCTTGCCGTCACGCCGGCGGACGCATCGCTCGTCTACGCGACGATCGAGGCCGACGCCGAGGAACGCGGGTTCTACCGCTCCCGCGACCGCGGCGAGAGCTGGGAGCGCCGCAACGACTACATCTCGGGTGGCACCGGGCCGCACTACTACCAGGAAATCGAAGCCTCCCCCGTCGACCCGGACGTCGTCTACCAGATGGACGTGTTCCTGCACGTCACGCGCGACGGCGGGAAGACGTTCGAGCGGGCCGAGACCGGCCACGACAAGCACAGCGACAACCACGCGCTCTGGATCGACCCGGCGAACCCGCGCCACCTCCTCGTGGGCACGGACGCCGGCGTGTACGAGAGCTT is a genomic window containing:
- a CDS encoding OsmC family protein, whose translation is MTDAVERIRNAFERSERALSLKPSIGQGTAVTRVRVIDGLACEVEEGPWKLLVDMSPKAGGTGAGPNPGVLGRAALGSCLAVGYGMWAAKLGVPISKLEVEVQADYDTRAEFGVGDVAPGYRQVRCVVTIESEAPEAEVVAVVERAEAHSSYLAIFGRPQDVRRELRVSAPPRA